A window of uncultured Fibrobacter sp. contains these coding sequences:
- a CDS encoding MATE family efflux transporter, whose protein sequence is MSRFIEPPCALLRNDEIVKRQFFRFLIPSVVSTIALSLNEFADSIIVAQLLGSPAMSVVNLGMPIMLVYAIVYTMFGIGGSVLYANYLGKMERKKAGEIFSFTLFASLAVAAVITLVGLLFYEEISRIFCTDESLLSMFIPYTRVLAISASLVILIQVLINFLPATGNPKLATFINVLANVVNLIFDYIFIHFFDMGITGAAWATFVGYAVGLAFLIAWVLLGKCRISFALFSKETVRMLSQIVAGGMSSAMTQLGFAVKFSYCNFMAGSLAGIAGITAFAGCIQTISLVSIFMAGIAISIIPLIAVMRAQKDYVGIRFLCKRALKSQLAVNMIFTLLFLFFPSIITSMYNIESADAYSMTIKAVRIFSVMFVIRGFVQVAQYNHMALGRKKYAFIISAFDGFVGIVPLVYLLSRCWGVDGLWLAYPLCSLLIVVGIFAYNFVAQRRLSHKMSPFLFVPSEKFKNDVLDISIHGNMEKAGVVTRMVLDFCDEYGIDSQKANLLAVATEEIFVYTACNSKDKYVNMDMRITIENESIVVYTRSIGLPFDHFSADQEKFGNIWMIKKIASEVKYDYLLGVNQTRFKLAM, encoded by the coding sequence ATGAGCCGTTTTATTGAACCTCCGTGTGCGCTTTTACGTAATGACGAAATTGTCAAGAGACAGTTTTTTCGATTCTTGATTCCGTCTGTCGTAAGTACTATAGCCCTTTCGTTAAACGAATTTGCGGATTCCATCATCGTGGCGCAACTTTTGGGAAGCCCCGCCATGAGTGTAGTCAATTTGGGTATGCCGATTATGTTGGTGTATGCCATTGTCTATACGATGTTTGGTATCGGGGGCTCGGTGCTGTATGCCAACTATTTGGGTAAAATGGAAAGGAAAAAGGCTGGCGAGATTTTTTCGTTCACGCTTTTTGCTTCGCTAGCGGTTGCGGCAGTAATAACGCTTGTAGGACTCCTTTTTTATGAAGAAATTTCCAGAATCTTTTGTACGGATGAATCTCTGTTGTCGATGTTTATTCCCTATACAAGGGTTCTGGCGATAAGTGCCTCTCTTGTAATTCTTATCCAGGTGCTAATCAATTTTTTGCCTGCGACAGGGAACCCTAAACTCGCTACGTTTATCAATGTTTTGGCGAATGTGGTGAACCTGATTTTTGACTACATCTTTATCCATTTTTTCGATATGGGTATAACGGGGGCCGCATGGGCGACGTTTGTCGGTTACGCGGTGGGGCTTGCATTCCTGATTGCTTGGGTGCTGCTTGGAAAATGCAGGATTTCTTTTGCGCTATTTTCAAAAGAAACGGTTCGAATGTTGTCGCAGATTGTGGCTGGAGGAATGTCGTCGGCGATGACCCAGCTGGGTTTTGCAGTCAAGTTCTCGTATTGCAACTTTATGGCGGGTAGCCTTGCGGGTATTGCGGGCATTACCGCCTTTGCGGGGTGCATTCAGACGATTTCGTTGGTGTCGATTTTTATGGCCGGTATTGCAATATCGATTATCCCCTTGATTGCCGTGATGAGGGCTCAGAAAGATTATGTGGGAATTCGGTTTCTTTGTAAGCGGGCTCTAAAATCGCAACTTGCTGTAAATATGATCTTTACGCTTTTGTTCTTGTTCTTCCCCTCGATTATTACCTCTATGTACAATATCGAATCTGCTGATGCGTATTCCATGACGATTAAGGCTGTGAGGATATTCTCGGTGATGTTTGTTATCAGGGGCTTTGTGCAGGTGGCGCAATACAATCACATGGCTTTAGGACGCAAAAAATATGCCTTTATTATAAGTGCTTTCGATGGCTTTGTGGGCATTGTCCCTCTAGTGTATCTGTTGTCTAGATGTTGGGGCGTAGATGGCCTGTGGCTTGCGTATCCGTTATGCTCGTTACTGATCGTTGTCGGTATATTCGCCTATAACTTTGTAGCGCAAAGGAGGCTTTCTCATAAGATGTCACCGTTCCTGTTTGTTCCGAGTGAAAAGTTTAAGAACGATGTTCTGGATATCTCAATACATGGGAATATGGAAAAGGCCGGAGTGGTGACTAGAATGGTTCTTGATTTCTGTGACGAGTACGGAATAGACTCTCAAAAGGCAAACCTCTTGGCGGTGGCTACCGAAGAAATCTTTGTCTATACGGCTTGCAATTCTAAAGATAAGTACGTTAATATGGATATGAGGATTACGATAGAGAATGAGTCGATTGTGGTCTATACTCGAAGTATCGGGCTACCGTTTGATCATTTTAGCGCTGATCAAGAAAAATTCGGAAACATCTGGATGATCAAGAAAATTGCGTCAGAAGTGAAATATGATTACCTGTTGGGTGTGAATCAGACAAGGTTTAAATTAGCTATGTAG